In Crinalium epipsammum PCC 9333, the following are encoded in one genomic region:
- a CDS encoding pentapeptide repeat-containing protein yields MLNSLSEELYYNCIHFLEQTPEQRLFLLKQIGLARYADFLTQMPLNEANINCVMRFFREPNRVKFPNLRGADLSGLVLDEVNFIRGDLSEANLRGSSLVNADLIFANFTKADITDADLRGATLNETIWYGAFVKQCQFGTGIGLTDKQRQYLQVNGAVFN; encoded by the coding sequence ATGTTGAACTCTTTAAGTGAAGAACTCTATTACAACTGCATTCATTTTCTAGAACAAACCCCCGAGCAGAGGTTATTTTTATTAAAACAAATTGGTCTAGCACGTTATGCCGATTTTTTAACGCAAATGCCTTTGAACGAGGCAAATATAAATTGTGTAATGCGCTTTTTTCGAGAACCTAATAGAGTGAAATTTCCTAACCTTAGAGGTGCTGATTTATCTGGTTTAGTTTTGGATGAAGTCAATTTTATTCGTGGTGATTTATCAGAAGCAAATTTAAGGGGAAGCAGTTTAGTAAATGCAGATCTAATATTTGCTAATTTTACTAAAGCAGATATCACCGATGCAGATCTTAGAGGTGCGACTTTAAATGAGACAATTTGGTATGGTGCTTTTGTAAAGCAGTGTCAATTTGGAACAGGGATTGGATTAACAGATAAGCAACGCCAATATCTCCAAGTTAACGGTGCTGTGTTCAACTAA
- a CDS encoding ABC-F family ATP-binding cassette domain-containing protein, with translation MSIFTLQSVKKDFGIKEILKDASFSLDPTDKVGLIGTNGSGKSTLLKMIAGLEPIDDGQILVNSGARIVYLPQQPDLDDNHTVLEQVFADSGEQMTLVREYEQLSDQLAHAQESDSSQLMSRLSTVMQRMDSTGAWELETKAKIILTKLGIEDFNARIGDLSGGYRKRIALAAALLSEPEVLLMDEPTNHLDALSVEWLQTYLNRFRGAILLITHDRYFLDRVTNRIIEIDRGDLYSYSGNYSYYLEKKALAEESAVSSQRKHQGVLRRELEWLKRGPKARSTKQKARIDRVHAMQDQEFKQVQGKVDISTPGRRIGKKVIELKNISKAYNGRTLIKDFTYEFSPEDRIGIIGGNGAGKSTLMDIITARIQPDTGSVEIGTTIEIGYFDQHSEELLTALNENQRVIDYIKEIGEYVKIADGTQISASQMLELFLFPGNQQYAPISKLSGGEKRRLFLLRMLMSAPNVIILDEPTNDLDVQTLAVLEDYLEDFNGCVIAVSHDRYFLDRTVDRIFALEDGGNLRQYPGNYSVYLDYKQVEAAEASQLANSKDKQKQTQPQIEQTEAKPQNNSKKRNLSSWEKREFEQLEGKIAQLESEKAKLEKTLYNSPPGGYSEVQKLSERLESLNKAIDTATERWIELAEVES, from the coding sequence ATGAGTATTTTCACCCTGCAATCAGTCAAAAAAGATTTTGGTATCAAAGAAATCCTCAAAGATGCCAGTTTCAGCCTAGATCCCACAGATAAAGTCGGACTAATTGGCACCAACGGTTCCGGCAAATCAACCCTGTTAAAAATGATTGCAGGTTTAGAACCGATTGATGATGGTCAAATATTAGTCAACTCTGGAGCCAGAATAGTCTACCTACCCCAACAGCCAGACCTCGATGACAATCACACTGTCCTAGAACAAGTATTCGCCGACAGTGGCGAACAAATGACTTTAGTACGTGAATATGAACAACTCTCAGATCAACTTGCCCACGCCCAGGAAAGCGATTCTAGTCAACTCATGTCTCGCCTCTCCACCGTTATGCAACGGATGGATTCTACAGGCGCTTGGGAACTAGAAACCAAAGCCAAAATCATCCTAACCAAACTCGGAATTGAAGACTTCAACGCCCGCATCGGTGATTTATCCGGTGGATATCGCAAGCGTATAGCCTTAGCAGCAGCCTTACTATCAGAACCAGAAGTACTGCTGATGGACGAACCTACAAACCATCTGGATGCACTTTCAGTTGAGTGGTTACAAACCTACCTCAATCGCTTTCGAGGCGCAATTTTATTAATCACCCACGATCGCTACTTTCTAGACCGCGTCACGAATCGTATCATCGAAATTGATCGAGGCGACCTCTACAGTTACAGTGGCAACTATTCTTACTATCTAGAGAAAAAAGCCTTAGCAGAAGAATCGGCTGTTAGCAGTCAGCGCAAACATCAAGGTGTCTTAAGACGGGAACTAGAATGGCTCAAGCGAGGACCAAAAGCGCGTAGTACAAAACAAAAAGCGCGGATTGATCGCGTTCATGCTATGCAAGACCAAGAATTTAAACAAGTTCAAGGCAAAGTAGATATATCTACTCCTGGTCGCCGAATTGGTAAAAAAGTTATTGAGTTAAAAAATATCTCTAAAGCATACAATGGACGCACCTTAATTAAAGATTTTACCTACGAATTTAGTCCTGAAGATCGCATCGGTATTATTGGTGGAAATGGTGCAGGTAAATCAACCTTAATGGATATCATCACTGCCCGAATTCAACCCGATACAGGTAGTGTAGAAATTGGCACAACAATTGAGATAGGTTACTTTGATCAACATTCCGAAGAATTATTAACAGCCTTAAACGAAAATCAGCGAGTAATTGACTACATCAAAGAAATAGGAGAATACGTCAAAATTGCTGATGGAACTCAAATAAGTGCTTCCCAAATGTTAGAGCTTTTTTTGTTCCCTGGAAACCAGCAATATGCACCTATTTCCAAGCTATCAGGCGGTGAAAAACGGCGTTTATTTCTACTGCGTATGCTGATGAGCGCCCCCAATGTCATTATCCTAGATGAACCAACTAACGATCTAGACGTTCAAACTTTAGCAGTATTGGAAGATTATTTAGAAGATTTTAACGGTTGTGTAATAGCAGTTTCTCACGATCGCTACTTCCTAGATCGTACAGTAGACAGAATATTTGCTTTAGAAGACGGGGGAAATTTACGTCAATATCCTGGTAACTATTCCGTCTACTTAGACTACAAACAAGTTGAAGCCGCAGAAGCATCCCAACTAGCCAATTCTAAGGATAAACAAAAACAAACTCAACCCCAAATTGAGCAAACAGAAGCAAAACCACAAAACAACAGCAAAAAACGTAATCTTTCTTCTTGGGAAAAGCGCGAATTTGAGCAATTAGAAGGTAAGATTGCTCAGTTAGAATCCGAAAAAGCCAAATTAGAGAAAACTCTCTATAACTCCCCTCCAGGCGGTTACAGCGAAGTGCAAAAACTCTCTGAACGCTTAGAATCTTTAAATAAAGCTATTGATACAGCAACAGAGCGTTGGATAGAATTAGCTGAAGTGGAGTCGTGA
- a CDS encoding carbon dioxide-concentrating mechanism protein CcmK: MPAAVGMVEVKGLPPALAVADAMVKAARVTLVGYEKVSSARYTMIVRGVVSEVQISVAAGVEAVKKVKTQEELLLSYHVIASPDANLDLVLPINYNLETDEFRM; this comes from the coding sequence ATGCCAGCAGCGGTCGGAATGGTTGAAGTTAAAGGTCTTCCCCCTGCATTAGCAGTTGCGGATGCAATGGTTAAAGCCGCCCGCGTTACTTTGGTCGGTTATGAAAAAGTTAGTAGCGCCCGCTATACCATGATTGTTCGAGGAGTTGTTTCTGAAGTACAAATTTCAGTAGCAGCAGGGGTTGAAGCTGTCAAAAAAGTTAAGACCCAGGAGGAATTGTTGCTCTCTTACCATGTCATAGCCAGCCCCGATGCTAACCTTGACCTTGTACTACCCATTAACTACAACCTAGAAACAGACGAGTTCCGAATGTAA
- a CDS encoding IS4 family transposase produces MVEDEVIAKQLEKLLTPAITNQENYYRKLGLRERILNLPLMMAAVLTLLWRDVAGVRELTRMLARDGFLWCSPTKVSQQAVSQRFLTFPSELFEKVFKDLLPSLRATWHSRNQRPLPESIQFTLSKFEKIWIVDGSTLEALFRKLKSLEETQRGQLAGKMSTVIDLMTRLPVEIWFEENSKASDIKLEENILNLVTKNTLLLLDRGFYHFNFWFQLIEKKVDFITRIKKGAAIKVEQIFTDSYELRDRKIRFGSGTKKTPFITLRLIEVRSGKTWHSYLTSVLDPNILPPYVVADLYRRRWRIEDAFNTVKRLLGLSYLWTGSINGIKLQIWATWLFYAVLVDLGDAVADELALPFDEISLEMIYRGLYHFTMAHQKGKATDPVKYFADPENRDLGIIKQQRNPNVKLIVAPFPNLQRGSDQFFFNNSLKAS; encoded by the coding sequence CTGGTGGAAGACGAAGTAATAGCCAAGCAATTGGAAAAATTACTGACACCAGCCATTACAAATCAAGAAAATTACTACCGAAAATTAGGACTCAGAGAACGGATACTGAATTTACCGTTGATGATGGCGGCGGTGTTGACCTTGCTGTGGCGAGATGTGGCAGGAGTCAGAGAACTAACAAGAATGTTAGCCAGAGATGGTTTTCTGTGGTGTAGTCCCACAAAAGTTAGTCAACAAGCGGTATCACAAAGATTTTTAACATTTCCATCTGAATTATTTGAAAAAGTATTTAAAGATTTATTGCCGAGTTTAAGAGCAACTTGGCATAGTAGAAATCAACGTCCATTGCCAGAAAGTATTCAATTTACCTTGTCAAAATTTGAGAAGATTTGGATAGTAGATGGGTCAACATTGGAGGCATTGTTTAGGAAGTTAAAAAGCTTAGAAGAGACTCAAAGAGGGCAATTAGCCGGAAAAATGAGTACAGTAATTGATTTAATGACTAGATTACCTGTAGAAATTTGGTTTGAAGAAAATTCTAAAGCTTCTGATATTAAACTTGAAGAAAACATTCTAAATTTAGTAACAAAAAACACCTTGCTGTTATTGGATAGAGGGTTTTATCACTTTAATTTTTGGTTTCAATTAATTGAGAAAAAAGTAGATTTTATAACGAGAATAAAAAAAGGAGCAGCAATCAAAGTAGAACAAATATTTACCGATAGTTATGAACTGAGAGATCGGAAGATACGCTTTGGTTCTGGCACAAAGAAGACTCCATTTATTACCTTGCGTTTGATTGAAGTCAGGTCAGGAAAAACCTGGCATTCTTATTTAACCAGCGTCCTAGACCCTAATATTTTACCCCCTTATGTGGTAGCAGATTTATATCGGCGGCGGTGGCGGATTGAAGATGCTTTTAACACAGTCAAGAGGCTTTTAGGTTTAAGTTATTTATGGACGGGTTCAATCAATGGAATTAAGTTACAAATTTGGGCGACCTGGTTATTTTATGCGGTTTTAGTAGATTTAGGTGATGCCGTAGCAGATGAACTTGCTCTCCCCTTCGACGAGATTTCATTAGAAATGATTTATCGCGGTCTTTATCATTTTACTATGGCTCATCAGAAAGGTAAGGCAACAGACCCCGTTAAGTATTTTGCTGATCCCGAAAATCGAGATTTAGGTATTATCAAACAGCAACGAAACCCCAATGTTAAGTTGATTGTCGCTCCTTTTCCCAATCTTCAACGAGGGTCTGACCAGTTTTTTTTCAACAATTCTCTGAAAGCCTCTTGA
- a CDS encoding Rpn family recombination-promoting nuclease/putative transposase — protein sequence MRTDKIFYGLFQEFPEIFFELIGERNIDPSVYDFSSVELKETAFRIDGVLIPRIESASQPVYFLELQFQPDPSFYRRLFAELFIYLQQNEEVIFWCAVVVFRKRSLEPDDTEAYQLLLENPQVQRIYLDELGEAAQSSVGWGIVQLVVEEEDTAVEWGKRLISQARQQLTEELTQQKILDLGILPHPNHFLSGKL from the coding sequence TTTCCTGAGATATTTTTTGAGTTAATTGGAGAGAGAAATATAGATCCGAGTGTCTATGATTTTTCTTCAGTAGAACTAAAAGAAACGGCATTTCGGATTGATGGGGTATTAATCCCCAGGATTGAATCAGCGAGTCAACCCGTATATTTTCTAGAGCTTCAGTTTCAACCTGATCCTAGTTTCTACAGGCGGTTATTTGCGGAACTGTTTATTTATTTACAACAGAATGAAGAAGTAATCTTTTGGTGTGCTGTAGTAGTATTTCGCAAACGCAGTTTAGAACCAGATGATACAGAAGCTTATCAGTTATTATTGGAAAATCCACAGGTACAGCGCATATATCTAGATGAGTTAGGGGAAGCGGCTCAAAGTTCTGTGGGTTGGGGAATTGTGCAGTTAGTGGTAGAAGAGGAAGATACGGCTGTTGAGTGGGGAAAGCGGTTAATCTCCCAAGCGAGACAGCAATTAACTGAAGAACTAACTCAGCAGAAAATTCTAGATCTGGGTATTCTCCCACATCCCAACCACTTCCTCAGTGGAAAGCTCTAA
- a CDS encoding DUF4112 domain-containing protein gives MNTAERLKNLNHIRKLSRLMDTAIRIPGIGFRIGLDPIIGLIPGAGDIVSTGLSGYIIFLAARFGLPREILTKMILNVGLETVVGTVPLVGDLFDAYYKSNIRNLALLEEHLQGAEPELREVNSVKV, from the coding sequence ATGAATACTGCTGAACGTCTCAAAAATCTTAACCACATCCGCAAACTCAGCCGTTTGATGGATACTGCTATCCGCATTCCTGGGATAGGCTTTCGCATTGGCTTAGACCCAATTATTGGTTTAATCCCTGGCGCGGGAGATATAGTAAGTACAGGACTTTCTGGCTACATTATATTTTTAGCTGCTCGCTTTGGCTTACCGCGTGAAATCTTAACTAAAATGATTTTGAATGTTGGTCTAGAAACAGTAGTTGGAACAGTGCCTTTAGTCGGAGATTTATTTGATGCTTATTATAAATCTAATATCCGTAATTTAGCACTTTTGGAAGAACATCTCCAAGGCGCAGAGCCAGAATTAAGAGAAGTTAATTCTGTTAAAGTTTGA
- the purT gene encoding formate-dependent phosphoribosylglycinamide formyltransferase, with amino-acid sequence MKLPQKLMLLGSGELGKEVVIAAKRLGNYVIAVDRYANAPAMQVADCCEVISMLSGDDLERIVLKHQPNYIIPEIEAIRTEKLMEFEQRGITVIPTAKATDYTMNRDRIRELAHQELGIRTAKYAYATTLDEMIKVSQAIGFPNVVKPVMSSSGKGQSLVNHADEVEKAWNYAIEGSRGDTQKIIVEEFINFDIEITLLTIKQWNAPTIFCSPIGHRQERGDYQESWQPAEISNSQVIEAQSIAKKVTDALGGAGIFGVEFFITKNEVIFSELSPRPHDTGMVTIISQNLNEFELHLRAVLGLPIPNIEQLGASASAVILATENSDSIAYEGVAEALSEPNIDLRLFGKPDSRPFRRMGVALAKGSDIAEAREKAKKAADKVKIVNQ; translated from the coding sequence ATGAAGTTACCACAAAAATTGATGCTGCTTGGTTCAGGAGAACTAGGTAAAGAAGTTGTAATTGCAGCTAAACGGTTAGGCAATTATGTAATTGCTGTTGACCGTTATGCTAATGCTCCAGCAATGCAAGTCGCAGATTGTTGTGAAGTAATTTCGATGCTGAGTGGGGATGATTTAGAAAGAATCGTATTAAAGCATCAACCTAATTATATTATTCCAGAAATTGAAGCGATCAGAACTGAAAAGCTGATGGAATTTGAGCAACGAGGCATTACAGTAATTCCAACTGCTAAGGCAACAGATTATACAATGAATCGCGATCGCATTCGAGAACTTGCTCACCAAGAGTTAGGTATTAGAACCGCTAAATATGCCTACGCGACAACATTAGACGAGATGATTAAGGTTTCTCAAGCAATTGGTTTCCCGAATGTTGTAAAACCCGTAATGTCATCTTCTGGTAAAGGTCAATCTTTAGTTAATCATGCAGATGAAGTTGAAAAAGCTTGGAATTATGCTATAGAAGGTTCCAGAGGTGATACCCAAAAAATAATAGTTGAAGAATTTATTAATTTTGATATAGAAATTACTTTACTCACGATTAAACAATGGAATGCCCCTACAATCTTCTGCTCACCAATTGGTCATCGTCAAGAAAGAGGCGACTATCAAGAATCATGGCAACCAGCAGAAATTTCCAACTCACAAGTAATAGAAGCTCAATCTATAGCTAAAAAAGTAACTGATGCTTTAGGTGGAGCGGGAATATTTGGGGTTGAGTTTTTTATTACTAAAAATGAAGTAATTTTTTCCGAGCTTTCCCCTCGTCCCCATGATACGGGGATGGTAACAATAATTTCTCAAAATTTGAATGAATTTGAATTGCACTTAAGAGCAGTACTAGGATTACCTATTCCAAATATAGAGCAGCTTGGCGCGTCAGCTAGTGCAGTAATCTTAGCTACTGAAAATTCTGATTCCATTGCTTATGAAGGGGTAGCCGAAGCTTTATCAGAGCCAAATATAGATTTAAGGCTATTTGGAAAACCTGATTCACGTCCTTTTAGGAGAATGGGCGTAGCTTTAGCAAAAGGTAGTGATATTGCAGAGGCGCGTGAAAAAGCCAAAAAAGCAGCCGATAAAGTCAAAATTGTCAATCAATAA
- a CDS encoding DUF3038 domain-containing protein, with protein sequence MSSIVMMPSPTPQWEDLPLGHEPEPVELDNIKTQLDLVLLALEALAKITSEAILQAAKDLNLESIVADRVALWRLRQSNPNRKSSGGRKKLDVEEARALVLISCDLAKQHQKLIRQAVDLLEQQAEQNRPPHQAPLLGDYLDAFSNTYQDRMEDGEKVSTDALSKLALKLLIELLFYGAPHGHRRLWLALINRTRN encoded by the coding sequence ATGTCCTCCATCGTGATGATGCCATCGCCAACTCCCCAGTGGGAGGATCTGCCTCTAGGTCACGAACCAGAGCCAGTAGAACTCGACAATATTAAGACTCAGCTAGATTTAGTTTTGCTGGCATTGGAAGCTTTAGCAAAAATTACCTCTGAGGCAATCCTCCAAGCAGCTAAAGATCTAAACTTAGAGTCAATTGTGGCAGATCGCGTGGCGCTGTGGCGGCTGCGCCAATCCAATCCTAACCGTAAAAGTTCGGGAGGGCGGAAAAAGCTAGATGTGGAAGAAGCACGAGCCTTAGTGTTAATTAGCTGCGATTTGGCTAAACAACACCAAAAATTAATTCGTCAAGCTGTTGATTTACTTGAACAGCAAGCTGAACAAAATCGCCCACCCCACCAAGCGCCATTACTAGGAGATTATCTTGATGCTTTTAGCAACACCTATCAGGATCGCATGGAAGATGGCGAAAAGGTATCAACTGATGCTCTCAGTAAGTTAGCCTTAAAACTGCTGATTGAGTTGCTGTTCTATGGTGCGCCTCATGGTCATAGGCGTTTGTGGTTAGCCCTGATCAATCGGACGCGAAACTAA
- a CDS encoding DUF4335 domain-containing protein → MQLFNSVVRKYTPPTCTLEVKARESPLSRWVPLKVLKQLTFELYIDNPRHQQAPEVSLWGDGEELEMLHEAVSEYVQDLIDKSHNQLELSLGQPASQSSSVPLLPDEKNNYHLKALPSSEANLARRLAPAEEAESEEIESGYPPPSQPRLMLAASPYLKPRGLLAHDLVLGPLETDESGPIISLSVLQLFDLATALDEYAADVMVMPSLSSQPLSLRNRPIWIYAAAGGLVAAVGLTLALAQMFSRSKQQPQIVVMSPTPQPTLNEDAPLAGNSLPPSLSPTPLASLPPGATPLPPAPGATTLNPNLPNSAGIPAPSNSASLPTSPGLGQPPLSNPQIGSSSLPLNPPTISQIPTYNSSPKLPNSSFPQSSTRNNTRPSFSIPSFNSTPSIKVVPPSKPASVPKTASRQPSRIGTTAQPKQRPPLRIVTPPQSIIASVPQVRVATPPKAPAPPSSSQLRPGRSTGTAGLPKLNPSPPVAFNTDPFPQTLPEVAPSIASSSSNLSPNADNSRSSDDKTRIFDSIPQVAEARNYFQQRWKPPQGLTQSLQYSLIVGSDGSIERIIPLTEAAKMYIDRTSIPVPGGQFVSPLDGKTNAQIRVVLNPDGKVETLLE, encoded by the coding sequence ATGCAATTATTTAACTCGGTTGTAAGAAAATATACCCCTCCCACCTGCACCTTAGAAGTGAAGGCAAGAGAATCTCCACTCTCTCGCTGGGTGCCACTTAAAGTACTCAAGCAGCTAACCTTTGAGTTGTATATTGATAATCCAAGGCATCAACAAGCACCAGAGGTTAGCCTTTGGGGAGATGGCGAAGAACTCGAAATGCTTCACGAAGCCGTCAGCGAATACGTCCAAGACTTGATTGATAAATCACACAATCAGTTGGAACTTTCACTTGGGCAACCTGCTAGCCAAAGTTCTAGCGTACCCTTGCTGCCAGACGAAAAGAATAATTATCATTTAAAAGCTTTACCTTCTTCAGAAGCAAACCTGGCTCGTCGATTAGCACCAGCAGAGGAAGCAGAGTCAGAAGAAATTGAAAGCGGATATCCTCCACCATCACAGCCAAGATTGATGTTAGCTGCTAGCCCTTATTTAAAACCCAGGGGTTTATTAGCACATGATCTTGTTTTAGGTCCACTAGAAACAGATGAATCAGGACCAATTATTTCTCTAAGCGTACTGCAATTATTTGACCTAGCAACTGCTTTAGATGAATATGCTGCTGACGTTATGGTGATGCCCAGCCTCAGTAGTCAACCGCTTAGTTTGAGAAACCGACCGATATGGATTTATGCTGCCGCAGGTGGACTTGTAGCAGCAGTAGGACTAACACTTGCATTAGCTCAAATGTTTAGTCGGTCGAAGCAGCAGCCACAAATTGTGGTAATGTCACCAACTCCACAACCTACCTTGAATGAGGATGCACCACTAGCAGGTAATTCGCTACCGCCATCTTTGTCACCTACGCCACTAGCATCGCTGCCACCAGGCGCAACACCTTTGCCGCCAGCCCCAGGTGCGACAACATTAAACCCTAACTTACCCAATTCTGCTGGTATACCTGCACCATCAAATTCAGCTTCTTTACCCACATCACCAGGGCTAGGGCAACCGCCTTTAAGTAATCCCCAAATTGGTTCGAGTTCATTGCCCTTGAACCCACCCACCATTTCCCAGATTCCCACTTATAACTCATCGCCAAAGCTACCCAATTCATCTTTCCCACAGTCGAGTACTCGTAATAATACTAGACCATCTTTTTCCATACCTTCTTTTAATTCAACCCCATCTATAAAGGTAGTACCGCCGAGCAAACCAGCATCCGTTCCTAAGACGGCTTCACGTCAGCCATCACGGATTGGCACAACTGCACAACCCAAACAACGTCCGCCATTACGGATTGTGACACCTCCACAATCCATAATTGCCTCAGTTCCTCAAGTAAGGGTAGCTACACCTCCCAAAGCACCCGCCCCACCTTCTTCAAGTCAACTGAGACCTGGAAGGTCAACAGGTACAGCAGGGTTGCCTAAATTAAATCCTAGCCCTCCCGTCGCATTTAACACTGACCCATTCCCTCAAACTTTGCCCGAAGTTGCGCCCTCAATTGCTAGTAGTAGTAGTAATTTATCCCCAAATGCTGATAATTCTAGGTCTAGTGATGATAAAACCAGGATATTTGATAGCATTCCTCAAGTCGCAGAGGCAAGAAATTATTTTCAGCAGCGATGGAAACCACCCCAAGGTTTAACCCAATCTCTGCAATATAGTTTAATTGTTGGTAGCGATGGCTCAATTGAAAGGATTATTCCCTTAACAGAAGCAGCGAAAATGTACATTGACCGCACGAGCATTCCTGTGCCTGGCGGACAGTTTGTTTCTCCCCTTGATGGAAAAACTAATGCCCAAATTCGTGTTGTGCTTAATCCTGATGGTAAGGTAGAAACGCTTTTAGAGTAG
- a CDS encoding type II toxin-antitoxin system RelE/ParE family toxin, with product MKNLVISSSFKRAFKAIIKRHPDLKIKIDNKLKLLATDPYDPILRTHRLKGKLSGAWACSVEYDCRIVFIFEQNEETNEEEILLIDIGTHDEVY from the coding sequence ATGAAGAATTTAGTTATAAGCTCATCATTTAAACGAGCTTTTAAGGCGATTATCAAACGCCACCCAGACTTAAAAATAAAAATAGATAATAAACTCAAATTATTAGCAACTGATCCATACGATCCCATTTTACGAACCCATAGACTAAAAGGTAAATTGTCTGGAGCTTGGGCGTGTTCAGTAGAATATGATTGTCGTATTGTTTTTATCTTTGAGCAAAATGAAGAAACAAATGAAGAAGAGATATTATTGATTGATATCGGTACTCATGATGAAGTCTACTAA
- a CDS encoding peptidylprolyl isomerase: MTRAIMETEKGTINLELFDQDAPNTVKNFVDLSEKGFYDGLTFHRVISNFMVQGGCPQGTGTGGPGYKIKCEINKNKHLAGSLSMAHAGKDTGGSQFFICHSPQSHLDGVHTVFGKTEDMNVVNAIRKDDKILSVKIEK; encoded by the coding sequence ATGACTCGCGCTATCATGGAAACCGAAAAAGGCACAATTAACCTGGAACTATTTGACCAGGATGCGCCTAACACCGTCAAAAACTTTGTAGACCTATCTGAGAAAGGGTTCTACGACGGTTTAACCTTCCACCGAGTCATCTCTAACTTTATGGTTCAAGGTGGCTGTCCTCAAGGTACAGGAACAGGTGGACCTGGTTACAAAATCAAATGTGAAATCAACAAGAATAAGCATCTTGCAGGTAGTTTGTCAATGGCTCACGCAGGTAAAGATACAGGCGGCAGTCAATTTTTTATTTGCCACTCTCCTCAAAGTCATTTAGATGGAGTGCATACAGTTTTTGGCAAAACTGAAGACATGAATGTTGTTAATGCTATCCGCAAAGATGACAAAATTCTCTCCGTCAAAATTGAGAAATAG